The Candidatus Ozemobacteraceae bacterium DNA window GGTTCGTCCTCAAAGAAGCGATGACGACCGAAGCCGGCTTCGTGGCCGTCGACGGTCACGCGTTCGACAATCTTCTCCACATGGAAGGCACGACGGTTTCGCCGTGCCGCCCGGCCGGCATCGTCAGGATCGGCCCGGACAAATACGACGTGACATCCGACGGCGACTTCATCGAGCGGGGAAAACCGGTCACGGTCATCGCCGTCGACGGAACGAAGATCGTCGTCCGGGAAGTCAGGGAATAAGGGAACACCTCATGCGGAACATGCTGCCGTATTTCTCGCTCTTCCTCCTGCTGGCCGTTTTTTTCGCGACTTCGACAGCCACGGCACAGGAAATGTCGGGCGAGGAACTCCTCCCCCGCCTCTCTTCCGGAACGACGAGTTCCGACGCACCTGCCGAAGCGGCACCGGCGGATACCGTCCGCGAACAGGCCGACGGCCGGAACGTCTCCAAGGCGACTTCGCCAGGCGAGCCAGGGTCTATATCT harbors:
- a CDS encoding NfeD family protein, coding for FVLKEAMTTEAGFVAVDGHAFDNLLHMEGTTVSPCRPAGIVRIGPDKYDVTSDGDFIERGKPVTVIAVDGTKIVVREVRE